The proteins below come from a single Gimesia alba genomic window:
- a CDS encoding integrase core domain-containing protein, whose protein sequence is MKQIARNLSDEDEGFLREMQKIIMDRDTTFSESFQMILNQSDTKPIVLPPRSPNLNAFIERFFRSLKSECLDRMIFFGENSLRNVITEYLTHYHTERNHQGLDHQIIEPGEEVGQSAGEIECRKRLGGLLNYYYRKAA, encoded by the coding sequence ATGAAACAGATCGCCAGAAACCTGTCAGATGAGGACGAAGGGTTTTTGCGTGAGATGCAAAAAATAATCATGGATCGAGACACGACTTTTTCTGAGTCATTTCAAATGATCTTAAACCAGTCAGATACTAAGCCGATTGTCTTGCCACCACGGTCTCCTAATCTGAATGCTTTTATTGAGCGATTCTTTCGCTCACTCAAATCAGAGTGCCTCGACAGAATGATATTCTTTGGGGAGAACTCGTTAAGAAATGTAATTACAGAATACCTGACTCATTATCACACAGAACGGAACCACCAGGGACTCGATCATCAGATCATTGAACCGGGAGAGGAAGTTGGTCAAAGCGCTGGTGAGATTGAGTGTCGCAAACGGCTTGGTGGCCTGCTGAACTATTACTATCGCAAAGCGGCGTAG
- a CDS encoding FG-GAP-like repeat-containing protein, translating into MLLARWQVALFVGTLCLASVCGCESEPVDPAMSLQQAEAALIKKDFDRAEKLAMDIPASAPERSAALIVAGEAAMHDKRFIDALEYFQLAIDSSKTPKHTKVARFSLAEVYRELGQLTNAIQAYRQVLNANPDNAATHERLAFLLSTTGARWEALPHFFFLVRSGTATINELAIFADLDRHVEHKAFLESCLLKSKDDPYVRFGLAAHSFWDGEPDQAKESLRQIVLETPELISAQAMLGELLLDDKETQFVQWHLNLPDEAESHPDIWYVRGLWARRHDQRHMAAHCFWQCVCRDPRHRRANVQLSQVLASLGEIASEAFRERAAQMVELTQQVDDVLRSGGLNEAAVHQTLDLLEKMGRIWETCAWGVLARNQFNTSDWPQQYLARCAPLLNSDLPLVQDAQNLTKRINLTSYPEFQLPQVDLNSSVEDSKFQVNAQIRFSQSDTGIDFTYFNSPDLSTKGVRVFESNGGGVAVVDFDGDEWPDLYFTQGTEWKSGKTEPSPSKQYTDHLFRNLGDSFEDITDLSGLGNQGYGQGPTVADFNNDGFPDLYIANIGRNRLYKNNGDGTFEDVTDACGLTGQDWTASCVVVDLNADGLPDLFDVNYLQGKNIYTAICQGQACSPSVFIGTPDRLHLNQGDGTFACIPDITPAAGAKGLGVVALNLHDRKRPCLFVANDQTPNFLLQASSTDDSSSIRLENRGFIDGISHNEDGLSMACMGIAADDADGDGRIDFFVTNFKDESNTFYSQDTEGIFIDATKQAGLAGPSWPFVGWGTQFLDADLNGAVDIIVVNGHVDDYRDVGGEYQMRSQFFKNMGKGRFIELPAVDVGSWFEKKILGRGLARLDWNRDGLPDFVVSQISEPVSLMTNRTTGSGHFINVCLHATRTARDAIGTVVEVVTEDRRWKKQIVAGDGYMASNQRMVQFGLGTADSIQEILIHWPSGGMSRMKNPPVDATLELVEGKTHFALWRGSDLEKSNAELKLEYESKLANSNAVSEKHNVRKR; encoded by the coding sequence ATGCTACTTGCTCGATGGCAAGTGGCATTGTTCGTCGGAACACTCTGCTTGGCCAGTGTGTGCGGTTGTGAGTCAGAACCTGTTGATCCGGCCATGTCTCTTCAGCAGGCTGAAGCGGCCCTCATCAAAAAAGACTTCGACCGCGCCGAAAAACTTGCCATGGATATTCCTGCCAGTGCCCCCGAACGCTCAGCTGCTCTCATCGTGGCCGGAGAAGCTGCCATGCACGATAAACGATTCATCGATGCGCTGGAATACTTTCAATTGGCGATTGATTCCAGCAAAACCCCAAAACACACCAAAGTAGCCAGATTTTCATTAGCCGAAGTCTATCGTGAGCTTGGACAATTGACGAATGCGATTCAGGCCTATCGGCAAGTGCTGAATGCAAACCCAGACAATGCTGCCACTCACGAACGGCTCGCATTCTTACTCAGTACTACCGGAGCACGCTGGGAAGCATTACCCCATTTCTTTTTTCTGGTTCGTAGTGGCACAGCCACGATTAATGAATTGGCAATCTTCGCGGATCTTGATCGACATGTTGAGCATAAAGCATTCCTTGAGTCTTGCTTGCTAAAATCAAAAGATGATCCCTATGTACGATTCGGGCTAGCCGCGCATTCGTTCTGGGACGGTGAGCCAGATCAGGCAAAAGAAAGCTTGCGTCAGATTGTTTTAGAAACTCCCGAACTGATCTCCGCACAGGCAATGCTGGGAGAATTACTGCTCGATGATAAAGAAACACAATTTGTGCAATGGCACCTGAATTTACCGGACGAAGCCGAATCGCATCCGGATATCTGGTATGTTCGCGGGCTTTGGGCACGCCGACATGACCAACGTCATATGGCCGCACATTGCTTTTGGCAATGTGTTTGCCGCGACCCAAGACACCGGCGCGCGAACGTTCAACTCAGTCAGGTGTTGGCATCACTTGGCGAAATAGCTTCGGAAGCATTTCGTGAGAGAGCGGCTCAGATGGTCGAACTGACACAGCAAGTCGACGACGTACTACGGAGTGGGGGACTCAATGAAGCAGCCGTTCATCAAACACTGGATTTATTGGAAAAAATGGGACGAATTTGGGAGACATGCGCCTGGGGGGTCCTGGCGCGTAACCAATTTAATACATCCGATTGGCCACAACAATATTTAGCGCGATGTGCGCCTCTATTGAATAGCGACCTGCCACTGGTGCAAGACGCTCAAAATTTGACAAAAAGAATTAACTTAACGTCTTATCCAGAGTTCCAATTACCGCAAGTCGATCTGAATTCTTCGGTCGAAGACTCCAAATTTCAGGTCAATGCTCAAATTCGGTTCTCACAATCAGACACCGGCATCGACTTCACCTACTTCAATAGTCCCGATCTATCGACAAAGGGTGTACGTGTATTTGAGTCAAACGGTGGTGGGGTAGCAGTTGTGGACTTCGACGGAGACGAATGGCCTGACCTGTACTTTACTCAAGGGACGGAATGGAAATCCGGTAAGACAGAGCCGTCGCCTTCCAAGCAGTATACAGACCACTTGTTCCGAAACTTGGGAGACTCATTTGAAGACATTACGGATTTATCAGGTCTCGGAAATCAGGGATATGGACAAGGTCCGACTGTAGCCGATTTTAATAATGACGGATTTCCCGACCTCTATATCGCCAACATCGGTCGCAATCGGCTTTACAAGAACAATGGAGACGGTACGTTCGAAGATGTTACCGATGCATGTGGACTAACAGGACAAGACTGGACGGCAAGCTGTGTCGTCGTTGATCTGAACGCAGACGGATTACCAGACCTGTTTGACGTTAACTACCTGCAAGGAAAGAATATCTATACGGCAATCTGCCAGGGGCAAGCATGCTCTCCCTCCGTTTTCATTGGAACTCCAGATCGTTTGCATCTGAATCAAGGTGATGGAACATTTGCCTGCATTCCGGATATCACTCCTGCAGCGGGAGCAAAAGGCCTGGGGGTCGTGGCACTTAATCTACATGATCGCAAACGACCATGCTTGTTTGTAGCCAATGATCAAACTCCTAATTTTCTGCTTCAGGCTTCCAGCACAGACGATTCTTCCAGTATTCGTTTGGAAAATAGAGGATTCATTGACGGAATCTCCCACAACGAAGATGGACTGTCAATGGCTTGTATGGGCATTGCCGCCGACGATGCAGACGGAGATGGGCGGATCGATTTCTTTGTCACGAACTTTAAAGATGAATCAAACACTTTCTATTCGCAAGACACAGAGGGAATCTTTATTGACGCGACAAAACAAGCTGGCCTGGCTGGCCCGAGTTGGCCTTTTGTCGGTTGGGGGACGCAGTTTCTGGATGCCGATCTCAACGGTGCGGTAGATATCATTGTGGTAAATGGTCATGTCGACGACTATCGTGATGTGGGAGGCGAATATCAAATGCGTTCTCAGTTTTTCAAAAACATGGGGAAAGGGCGTTTTATCGAACTTCCCGCAGTTGATGTAGGATCATGGTTCGAGAAAAAAATTCTAGGACGAGGGTTGGCACGTCTTGACTGGAACCGGGACGGCTTGCCGGATTTTGTCGTTTCCCAAATCAGCGAACCTGTTTCTCTCATGACAAATCGGACCACTGGAAGTGGCCATTTCATTAATGTCTGTCTGCATGCGACGAGAACCGCACGTGATGCGATTGGTACTGTCGTGGAGGTTGTCACGGAAGATCGACGCTGGAAAAAGCAAATCGTGGCCGGGGATGGTTACATGGCGAGTAATCAGCGGATGGTTCAATTCGGACTGGGAACAGCTGACTCCATTCAAGAAATCCTGATCCACTGGCCTTCGGGTGGTATGTCAAGAATGAAGAACCCTCCGGTCGATGCCACTCTGGAGTTGGTGGAGGGAAAGACTCATTTCGCACTATGGCGCGGTTCGGATCTCGAAAAATCAAATGCCGAATTAAAATTGGAATATGAAAGTAAGCTGGCAAATTCCAATGCGGTCTCGGAGAAACATAATGTCCGCAAAAGATAA
- a CDS encoding GNAT family N-acetyltransferase codes for MGATFAERLRSVLIGISIRTERLLIRRFTSTDSSGYLRFMLDDGSTRFLAFDEEQTTEAGARALFNYVIENYDSPDVVHAYAIADANSDAYVGSCGFAPYDDAVVECYFTINPEHRGNGFAVEATKALVASLSHLVEVRAYCHADNVAAHCVARRCDMIPLGSGRNKNPGLEGLVFVTRKDR; via the coding sequence ATGGGAGCAACGTTCGCAGAGCGGTTGCGTTCTGTTCTGATTGGAATTTCGATCAGAACAGAACGCCTGCTAATCCGCCGATTCACTTCGACTGACTCTAGCGGCTATCTGCGATTTATGCTTGACGATGGCTCAACCCGGTTTCTTGCCTTCGACGAAGAACAGACAACGGAGGCCGGTGCACGGGCGTTGTTTAATTACGTAATTGAGAACTACGATTCACCCGATGTTGTGCACGCGTATGCAATTGCCGATGCAAACTCGGATGCATATGTCGGGTCGTGCGGCTTCGCACCTTATGACGATGCTGTCGTCGAATGCTACTTTACAATCAATCCAGAACATCGAGGGAACGGGTTTGCTGTCGAAGCGACAAAAGCCCTTGTTGCTTCTCTGTCACACTTGGTCGAAGTCCGAGCCTACTGTCATGCCGATAATGTCGCAGCACACTGTGTTGCCCGGCGTTGTGATATGATCCCGTTGGGCTCTGGTCGAAATAAGAATCCAGGACTTGAAGGTTTAGTATTCGTTACACGAAAGGACAGATAA
- a CDS encoding IS3 family transposase (programmed frameshift), with protein MKRKRYTEEQIAFALRQAESGTAVVEVTRKMGISEQTFYRWKKKFAGMGVAEVRRLKQLEEENKKLKQLVADLSLDKKMLQDVVQGKVLRSDRRRVVVKRLQVSYAESERRVCKALNFPRASHRYQSVRDERAELRIWLRDLASTRVDFGYRRLHIFLLREGWKVNHKLVYRLYIEEGLQMRRKRPRRNRSCQVRVTRPKASCTNESWSMDFMSDQLFDGKRFRLLTLVDNFSRESLAIRVGTRMTGDDVVAALERVKEVRGCPQSIRVDNGPEFISKSLDWWAYFNKVTLDFSRLGKPTDNAYIESFNGRVRQECLNQHWFLSLADAQEQIDQWRLDYNENRPHSSLGNLTPVEFAKKSSSARRG; from the exons ATGAAACGAAAACGCTACACAGAGGAACAAATCGCTTTTGCACTACGGCAAGCTGAGTCAGGAACCGCTGTCGTTGAGGTGACGCGCAAGATGGGCATCTCCGAACAAACGTTCTACCGCTGGAAAAAGAAGTTTGCCGGAATGGGAGTCGCTGAAGTACGCCGCCTGAAGCAACTCGAAGAAGAAAACAAAAAGCTGAAACAGCTTGTAGCCGATCTCAGCCTGGATAAAAAGATGTTGCAGGATGTTGTCCAGGGAAAGGTAT TGAGGTCCGATCGTCGTCGAGTAGTGGTGAAACGGTTGCAAGTCAGTTATGCCGAAAGTGAACGTCGTGTTTGTAAAGCCTTGAACTTTCCGCGAGCTAGCCACCGTTACCAAAGTGTTCGAGACGAGCGGGCCGAATTACGAATCTGGTTACGTGATCTTGCCAGTACCCGTGTGGATTTCGGTTATCGGCGGTTACATATTTTCTTGTTGCGTGAAGGATGGAAAGTAAATCATAAGCTGGTTTACCGACTTTATATCGAAGAAGGCCTACAAATGCGTCGAAAACGTCCACGGCGGAATCGAAGTTGTCAGGTCCGAGTAACGCGACCGAAAGCCAGCTGCACTAATGAGAGTTGGAGTATGGACTTCATGTCCGACCAACTGTTTGACGGGAAGCGATTCCGGCTGTTAACGTTAGTCGATAACTTTAGTCGTGAGAGTCTGGCCATTCGGGTCGGTACCCGGATGACGGGGGATGATGTCGTAGCAGCTCTGGAGCGAGTCAAAGAGGTTCGGGGCTGTCCTCAATCGATTCGCGTGGATAACGGTCCTGAGTTCATTTCGAAGAGCCTGGACTGGTGGGCTTACTTCAACAAGGTAACTCTGGATTTTAGTCGGCTTGGAAAACCGACGGATAATGCGTATATTGAATCGTTCAACGGACGGGTTCGCCAGGAATGTTTAAACCAGCATTGGTTTTTAAGCCTGGCAGATGCTCAGGAACAAATCGACCAGTGGCGGCTGGACTACAACGAAAACCGCCCACATAGCTCACTGGGAAATCTGACCCCGGTGGAGTTTGCGAAAAAATCATCCTCGGCGCGCCGAGGATGA
- a CDS encoding ParB/RepB/Spo0J family partition protein gives MPKSKPASGKHKAAKDAAGAAFQKTDSLPFKPIEADVGNSTEGRRRLKGAFLIAIEKIEPDPNQPRRKIDPAHLEELTKSVKQLGILQPISVQYIEAQDRYRIIAGECRYTAAEAAHLTEIPCWVKTPKAEEVLLEQIVENWQRSNLNPFELADSLAILRDANGYSQTELVRQTGKSKGEISKLLKILDLDEGVQSLARQDTSGRISRRHLYSLARLDVEGQIRLLKRIQREELTALDTEKLVSRYMQKNGQPKQPGAPVTRRKFETKTGSVLFTYRKQRVSDTDLLMTLREVKKQIIERSSDPADLQ, from the coding sequence TTGCCGAAGTCGAAACCCGCATCCGGCAAGCACAAAGCAGCAAAAGACGCCGCCGGCGCCGCGTTTCAAAAAACGGACTCACTGCCGTTTAAACCGATCGAAGCGGATGTCGGGAACAGTACCGAGGGACGCAGGCGACTCAAAGGGGCATTTTTGATTGCGATTGAAAAAATTGAGCCCGATCCCAACCAGCCTAGACGTAAGATCGATCCTGCTCACTTGGAAGAACTGACGAAGTCGGTCAAGCAGCTGGGGATCCTGCAGCCGATCAGTGTGCAGTATATCGAAGCTCAAGATCGCTACAGAATTATTGCCGGTGAGTGTCGTTATACGGCTGCCGAAGCAGCGCATCTGACGGAAATTCCCTGCTGGGTCAAAACGCCCAAAGCGGAAGAGGTGTTACTGGAACAGATCGTGGAGAACTGGCAGCGCTCGAATCTGAATCCTTTTGAACTGGCCGATTCCTTAGCAATCCTGCGTGACGCCAATGGCTATTCTCAGACGGAACTGGTCCGGCAGACCGGTAAATCCAAGGGAGAAATCTCCAAACTCCTGAAGATTCTGGATCTAGACGAAGGAGTGCAAAGCCTGGCACGTCAGGATACCAGTGGTCGCATCAGCCGTCGGCACTTGTACTCATTGGCCCGCCTAGATGTGGAAGGACAAATTCGCCTGCTCAAACGGATTCAGCGTGAGGAGCTAACGGCCCTCGATACGGAAAAACTGGTGAGCCGCTACATGCAAAAAAACGGCCAACCCAAACAACCGGGGGCACCAGTCACCCGTCGCAAATTTGAAACCAAAACAGGTTCAGTGCTTTTTACTTATCGCAAACAACGCGTCTCTGACACCGATCTGCTAATGACGTTACGGGAAGTTAAAAAACAGATCATCGAACGGTCTTCCGATCCGGCAGACCTACAGTGA
- a CDS encoding DUF1559 domain-containing protein — MKNLSMKLRMRTRAFTLIELLVVIAIIAILIALLLPAVQQAREAARRSTCKNSLKQLGVAIHNYHDTHGIFPHNYDASRSPGQVGCSVSWISMTLPFMDQAPLYNQMNFDDITNTSGSTSSFPGMDSVSNDSARITTIPILLCPSNPQPKLTSSAMHYSFSGSGGNSRALQAARTDYVGSMGYIWTGWKDCSDTGSNGAPWVDAGRDITHNDLSRVGGIFWYRGSARIRDIVDGTSNTIAIYENHHWNFSKKFPSEINKCAAWISPLGSIDTHTSSINADPEQVAGGNGADDTRCTNWSSSHVGGAHGLLTDGSVRFVSENLDLGINKALVTKAGGETLGEF, encoded by the coding sequence ATGAAAAATTTATCTATGAAGCTACGAATGCGAACACGCGCATTCACTCTGATTGAGCTGCTGGTGGTGATTGCCATCATCGCCATTCTAATTGCTTTACTCTTACCTGCAGTGCAGCAGGCACGCGAAGCAGCCCGTCGATCTACCTGTAAAAACAGTTTGAAACAGTTGGGTGTTGCGATTCATAACTATCATGATACTCATGGAATTTTTCCTCATAATTATGATGCCTCTCGCAGTCCAGGACAGGTAGGCTGTTCGGTTTCCTGGATTTCCATGACGCTGCCATTTATGGACCAGGCGCCGTTGTATAATCAAATGAATTTTGATGACATCACCAATACTTCGGGATCTACTTCGTCCTTCCCGGGCATGGACAGCGTTTCGAATGATTCTGCCCGAATAACCACGATTCCGATTCTCCTGTGTCCCAGTAACCCACAGCCCAAGCTGACCTCTTCTGCCATGCACTATAGCTTTTCTGGTAGCGGTGGAAATTCGCGGGCACTTCAGGCTGCTAGAACCGATTATGTTGGCAGTATGGGTTACATCTGGACTGGTTGGAAGGACTGTAGTGATACCGGTTCCAATGGTGCACCCTGGGTTGATGCTGGTAGAGACATTACCCACAATGATCTCAGTCGCGTCGGGGGGATTTTCTGGTACCGCGGTTCGGCCCGAATTCGCGACATTGTCGATGGTACTTCAAATACGATTGCCATTTATGAAAATCATCACTGGAATTTCAGTAAGAAATTTCCGTCTGAAATCAATAAATGTGCTGCCTGGATCAGTCCACTGGGATCCATTGACACTCATACCTCTTCAATCAATGCCGATCCTGAGCAAGTTGCAGGTGGCAATGGTGCCGACGATACCCGCTGCACCAACTGGAGCAGTTCTCATGTCGGGGGAGCTCACGGTTTATTGACTGACGGATCTGTCCGTTTTGTCAGTGAAAACCTGGACTTGGGAATCAATAAAGCATTAGTGACAAAAGCAGGTGGTGAAACCTTAGGTGAGTTCTAA
- a CDS encoding carboxypeptidase-like regulatory domain-containing protein, which produces MRVRILLIISICMFSYGCSGGSEEDRKPVYKVTGTVKLGGAPISGASVTFVSREKQPVAYGRTNGSGAFELTTYDPDDGAAAGTYAVLVTKYLGKAANASNINAAHGTDPTKNYDSVSGHDAKATQTTDNVISAQYSDVATTPLSANVESGGENKFDFELK; this is translated from the coding sequence ATGAGAGTACGGATTTTACTTATCATCTCTATTTGCATGTTTTCATACGGTTGTAGTGGAGGTAGTGAAGAAGATCGGAAGCCTGTCTATAAAGTGACCGGAACCGTGAAATTAGGGGGTGCTCCCATATCAGGCGCAAGCGTTACTTTTGTGTCCAGGGAAAAACAACCCGTTGCTTATGGACGCACCAACGGCTCTGGCGCGTTTGAACTGACGACTTACGATCCCGATGACGGAGCAGCTGCCGGCACGTATGCTGTGCTGGTTACCAAGTACTTAGGCAAAGCAGCTAACGCCAGTAACATTAATGCTGCTCATGGAACCGACCCTACAAAGAACTACGATTCAGTCAGCGGCCACGACGCGAAAGCGACGCAAACGACTGACAACGTAATTTCGGCACAATATTCCGATGTGGCCACGACTCCGTTATCAGCAAATGTCGAATCCGGTGGAGAGAACAAATTCGATTTCGAACTCAAATAG
- a CDS encoding DUF1559 domain-containing protein, whose translation MDLKRQRKRGFSLHGFTLIELLVVIAIIAILIALLLPAVQQAREAARRTECKNKLKQLGIAMHGYHEVHGCMPMGAGSNGGPGGRRQSGFVGMLPFIDQAPLFNLIAAGGTAAAVDGTTNYNGFDFVPWDNNHKAVITKIPMLLCPSDGDTTEENPRAKCNYMFSRGDTAWDTNPGWNGNGGRGLRGFFVGGSGNSNVRRIRDITDGLSNTIAMGERIKAKPGGNSILTGAIATNITQAQYRADASVCLNNYNNSTDQYAGSSSRWAGLRWMDGTVSFTGMTTILGPNKPSCTQPGDDHDGIQDPTSHHAGGAQVLMGDGAVRFISENIDAGNPASPSPAGATRSPYGIWGALGSVAGSETIGEF comes from the coding sequence ATGGACCTGAAACGTCAGCGGAAACGTGGTTTTTCATTACATGGTTTTACACTTATTGAGTTACTGGTTGTCATTGCCATCATTGCCATTTTGATTGCCTTACTACTACCAGCTGTTCAACAGGCGCGCGAAGCAGCCCGTCGGACAGAATGCAAAAACAAATTGAAACAATTGGGAATCGCGATGCATGGTTATCACGAAGTGCATGGCTGTATGCCGATGGGAGCTGGGTCCAACGGCGGTCCGGGAGGACGGCGGCAGAGTGGGTTTGTGGGCATGCTTCCCTTTATTGATCAGGCTCCACTCTTTAATTTAATTGCAGCGGGTGGTACTGCCGCTGCAGTCGATGGGACCACAAATTATAATGGATTCGATTTTGTTCCCTGGGATAACAATCACAAAGCTGTCATAACAAAAATCCCCATGCTGTTGTGTCCATCAGACGGAGACACGACCGAAGAAAATCCACGTGCCAAATGCAACTACATGTTCTCGCGAGGTGACACTGCCTGGGACACCAACCCCGGATGGAACGGAAATGGTGGTCGTGGCCTGAGAGGTTTCTTTGTTGGTGGATCAGGCAACTCCAACGTGCGAAGAATCCGCGACATCACCGACGGCTTAAGTAACACGATTGCCATGGGTGAGCGTATTAAAGCAAAGCCGGGTGGAAATTCGATTCTGACTGGTGCAATTGCCACAAATATTACTCAAGCCCAATATCGTGCAGACGCATCGGTCTGTCTCAATAACTACAATAACTCAACCGACCAATATGCCGGGAGTTCGAGTCGTTGGGCAGGTTTGCGTTGGATGGATGGAACGGTAAGTTTTACCGGTATGACCACCATCCTTGGCCCCAATAAGCCGAGTTGTACTCAGCCAGGTGATGATCACGATGGGATCCAGGATCCAACCAGCCATCACGCAGGAGGTGCCCAGGTTCTTATGGGGGATGGAGCAGTTCGGTTTATCAGTGAGAACATTGACGCCGGCAATCCCGCTTCACCATCTCCCGCAGGTGCCACAAGGAGCCCCTATGGTATTTGGGGCGCATTGGGTTCTGTCGCAGGGAGCGAAACGATCGGCGAGTTCTAG
- a CDS encoding ParA family protein has product MPSLKRAQAITVINLKGGVGKTHTTWLLAGNCEEQGRRVLAVDLDQQGNLTRNLMQGPDQNSSFGSAVLFDPTQDIDPTQIIQQSKFSYIDFIAANSALQPLDVASQKEWEQADLQFSLVDLVQQVQGDYDYILFDCPTKLSLTGFAALTASDFVIVPLEPADWGAQGVEKVTQAVDYVKQRHNSRLELLGYLISRIKPRRQYHQIYSDELRSRYGKKAFDIMIPDWAGYEQAVTHAVPVNLRRPNSKEARIAREFFAEVETRIRQAQSSKRRRRRRVSKNGLTAV; this is encoded by the coding sequence ATGCCCTCTCTCAAACGTGCCCAGGCAATTACTGTGATCAACCTCAAAGGAGGTGTCGGCAAAACCCATACCACCTGGCTTTTAGCTGGAAACTGTGAAGAGCAGGGGAGAAGAGTTCTGGCTGTGGACCTCGACCAGCAGGGAAATTTAACACGTAATTTAATGCAGGGGCCCGATCAGAATTCTTCATTCGGCTCCGCAGTTCTCTTCGATCCGACTCAAGACATTGATCCTACGCAAATCATCCAGCAATCCAAGTTCTCATACATCGATTTCATCGCCGCGAATTCGGCCCTGCAGCCGTTAGATGTCGCCAGTCAGAAAGAGTGGGAGCAGGCTGATCTGCAGTTCAGTCTGGTAGATCTGGTACAGCAGGTTCAAGGCGACTACGACTACATCTTGTTTGACTGTCCTACGAAATTATCGCTGACCGGCTTTGCAGCCTTAACGGCCTCGGATTTTGTGATTGTGCCCTTGGAGCCCGCTGACTGGGGCGCTCAGGGAGTGGAAAAAGTGACGCAGGCGGTTGATTATGTCAAACAACGACACAATTCCCGGCTGGAACTGCTGGGGTATCTCATTTCCCGCATCAAACCCCGTCGACAATACCATCAAATCTACTCAGACGAATTAAGAAGTCGCTACGGCAAAAAAGCCTTTGACATAATGATCCCTGATTGGGCAGGCTATGAACAAGCTGTTACTCATGCCGTCCCCGTCAACCTCCGCCGGCCAAACAGCAAAGAAGCCCGCATCGCACGGGAATTCTTTGCCGAAGTCGAAACCCGCATCCGGCAAGCACAAAGCAGCAAAAGACGCCGCCGGCGCCGCGTTTCAAAAAACGGACTCACTGCCGTTTAA